Proteins encoded by one window of Ovis canadensis isolate MfBH-ARS-UI-01 breed Bighorn chromosome 14, ARS-UI_OviCan_v2, whole genome shotgun sequence:
- the LOC138418969 gene encoding zinc finger protein 226 isoform X5 yields MINSCQFHKEGHSLHQVGAGLSIQISEDENYILNEKAGDPGDTRNPRFASLRTLNSWRKSSLTESQNYQNRYQEISTQSKLCRCEEDVDGVGRISYHLGDRGVHKNEKSYCHNDDRKDSTEVSTLDQNSMIHTGRKPYQCKRTFTSLSTFDLHQQLHSKETSHVCSECGKGFRYSSVLHIHRRVHIGEKCSVCDECGKEFRQSSQLQTHQKVHSIKKPFTCEECGKGFSRQSALTVHCKVHTGEKPYSCEECGRAFSQASHLQDHQRVHTGEKPFICDACGKSFSRNSHLQSHQRVHTGEKPYKCEECGKGFICSSNLYIHQRVHTGEKPYKCEECGKGFSRPSSLQAHQGIHTGEKSYVCNVCGKGFTLSSNLQAHQRVHTGEKPYKCEECGKNFRRNSHYQVHLVVHTGEKPYKCEVCGKGFSQSSYLQIHQKAHSVEKPYKCEECGQGFSQSSRLQIHQLIHTGEKPYKCEECGKGFSRRADLKIHCRIHTGEKPYNCEECGKVFRQASNLLAHQRVHSGEKPFKCEECGKSFGRSSHLQAHQKVHTGEKPYKCEECGKGFKWSLNLDMHQRVHTGEKPYKCGECGKHFSQASSLQLHQSVHTGEKPYRCDVCGKVFSRSSQLQSHQRVHTGEKPYKCEMCGKSFSWRSNLTIHQRIHVADKSYKSHRGGKTIRDST; encoded by the coding sequence ATGATAAATAGTTGTCAGTTCCACAAAGAAGGTCATTCCCTGCACCAGGTTGGGGCAGGACTATCTATTCAGATTTCTGAAGATGAGAACTATATATTAAATGAGAAAGCAGGTGATCCTGGTGATACTAGAAATCCAAGGTTTGCATCTTTGAGAACCCTCAATTCTTGGAGAAAAAGTTCCTTGACTGAGTCACAGAATTATCAGAATAGATACCAGGAAATTTCCACGCAAAGTAAACTGTGTCGGTGTGAAGAGGATGTTGACGGTGTTGGTCGGATTTCATACCACCTTGGTGATCGAGGAGTACACAAGAATGAAAAGTCTTACTGCCACAATGATGATAGAAAAGACAGCACGGAGGTTTCCACATTGGATCAGAATAGTATGATTCACACAGGACGAAAACCTTACCAGTGTAAAAGAACCTTCACCAGCCTTTCTACCTTTGATCTTCACCAGCAGTTACACTCAAAAGAGACATCTCACGTGTGCAGTGAGTGTGGAAAAGGCTTCCGTTATAGCTCAGTTCTTCATATTCATCGGAGAGTTCACATAGGAGAAAAATGcagtgtgtgtgatgagtgtgGAAAGGAATTCCGTCAGAGCTCACAACTGCAAACTCATCAGAAAGTCCACAGCATAAAGAAACCATTCACATGTGAGGAATGTGGGAAAGGCTTCAGTCGTCAGTCAGCACTTACTGTTCATTGTAAAGTCCACACGGGAGAGAAACCTTACAGTTGTGAGGAGTGTGGCAGAGCCTTCAGTCAGGCCTCCCACCTTCAGGACCATCAGAGAGTCCACACTGGGGAGAAACCATTCATATGTGATGCATGTGGTAAGAGCTTCAGTCGGAATTCACACCTTCAGTCCCACCAGAGAGTCCATACAGGAGAGAAACCGTACAAATGTGAGGAATGTGGGAAGGGCTTCATTTGTAGCTCAAATCTGTACATTCACCAGAGAGTCCACACAGGAGAAAAACCCTACAAATGTGAGGAATGTGGGAAAGGCTTTAGTCGGCCTTCAAGTCTTCAGGCCCATCAGGGaatccacactggagagaagTCATATGTATGTAATGTGTGTGGTAAAGGCTTTACTCTGAGTTCAAACCTTCAGGCACATCAGAGAGTCCACACAGGGGAGAAACCATACAAATGTGAGGAGTGCGGGAAGAACTTCAGGAGGAACTCCCATTATCAAGTTCATCTGGTCGTCCACACAGGAGAAAAACCCTATAAATGTGAAGTGTGTGGGAAGGGCTTCAGTCAGAGTTCGTATCTTCAAATCCATCAGAAGGCCCATAGCGTAGAGAAACCCTACAAATGTGAAGAGTGTGGGCAGGGCTTCAGTCAGAGTTCACGACTTCAGATCCACCAGCTGATCCATACTGGTGAGAAACCATACAAATGCGAAGAGTGTGGGAAGGGATTCAGTCGTAGAGCAGATCTTAAAATTCACTGCAGaatccacactggagagaaaccgtaCAATTGTGAGGAGTGTGGAAAAGTCTTCAGGCAGGCCTCAAATCTCCTGGCCCATCAGAGAGTCCACAGTGGAGAAAAGCCATTCAAATGTGAAGAATGTGGCAAGAGCTTTGGCCGGAGTTCACACCTTCAAGCCCACCAAAAAgtccacactggagagaagccatACAAATGTGAGGAGTGTGGGAAGGGCTTCAAGTGGAGCCTGAACCTCGACATGCATCAGAGGgtccacacaggagagaaaccatataagtgTGGGGAGTGTGGGAAGCACTTCAGTCAGGCCTCAAGTCTTCAGCTTCATCAGAGTgtccacactggagagaagccctacAGATGTGACGTGTGTGGTAAAGTCTTCAGTCGGTCTTCACAGCTTCAGTCTCATCAGAGAGTCCACACAGGGGAGAAACCTTACAAGTGTGAGATGTGTGGTAAGAGCTTCAGTTGGCGCTCCAATCTAACAATTCATCAAAGAATCCATGTTGCTGATAAATCCTATAAAAGTCATAGGGGTGGTAAGACCATCAGAGATTCAACTTAG